The genomic interval CGGGCACTGGGAGGTCGGGGCGGAGCTGCTGCGCTCCGGAGGCGACGCCGACGCCGCGCTCGCCGAGATCCTGCGGCTGCACGAGCCGTGAGCGCGCGCGTGGCAAGAAAATCCTTTGCGCGGAGTTTTTCCCTGTGCTATGCTCCGCGCCGAAATTCGGGGGGGTTCCCTCACGGCACCCACACAACCAAAGGAGCGGAGGAACATGGCAAAAGGCAAGGCTGAGGCCCGTCCCACCACGAAGTCCGAGAGCATGGCGTTCATCGCCGAGAAGACCGGCCTGACCCGCAAGCAGGTGGCCGGAGTCTTCGAGGCCCTCACCGGGCTGATGGCTCGCGACCTCAAGAAGTTCGGCATCTACACGCTCCCGGGGCTGGCCAAGGTGAAGGTCGTCAAGAAGC from bacterium carries:
- a CDS encoding HU family DNA-binding protein — its product is MAKGKAEARPTTKSESMAFIAEKTGLTRKQVAGVFEALTGLMARDLKKFGIYTLPGLAKVKVVKKPATKARKGINPFTKEEVMFKAKPARKVVKVLALKALKDIVA